Within Lentimicrobiaceae bacterium, the genomic segment CTTTTAAATGAAACAAATAATGGTAAATATTCGGCAAATACACATTTAAAAATACTACGTAAATTTACAAATATAGCATTTAAAAGAGGTCTGATTGATAAGTATGCCTTTGACAATTTTAAAATACCAACGGCACATGGCACCAGAACTTTTTTAACCTCAAACGAAATAAAACAAATTGAGCAATTTAGATTAACAACAAACAATAAACAAATAAAAAATGTTTGTACATATTTTCTATTCTCTTGTTTTACAGGTTTAAGATTTTCAGATATTTATAACTTACATTTTAGCAATATAATTGATGACTTAAACATTAAATATTTGAATATTACAATGGAAAAAACACAGGAAAAAATATTAATTCCTTTAAATAAAAAAGCACTTGATTTAATTGATTTTACAAAAACAAAAGACAAAGTTTTTGATGTGTTAAGCAACCAAAAAACAAATTCATATCTTAAAGTTGTAGCTGACTTTTGTAATATTGATAAAAATTTAACTTTTCACGTAGCCCGACACACATTTGCAACTCTCGGGCTAACTTTAGGTATTCCGATAGCTGTTATCTCTAAATTGTTAGGACATGCAAATATAAGCACTACGCAAATTTACGCAAAAATTACAAACACATTAAAAGTACAGGAAATTGCAAAATTTGACACAATTTAGCGTCTTTTAATAGCTATTAAAGACAGCAATACGCTGTAAATTCCTGCAACAATTAAAGCAACCAATAAAGTATTTGGTTGTTTTTTTTCGTTTTGATTTGTAACATATCTTGTACGATATTCAGGTACAGGTACTCTTATTGTGTCGGGTTCTTGTTTTAAACTTAATTTTAATCGGTTCGCATCTAATATTAACGAACCTTTTATTCTTTCGTCTCTGATTATAAAAGTATCCTGGACAAATAATAAATCTGGATATTCGGGTATTTTAAAACTATTAATAATAAAAGTTGTATCTAACCATATACCCGAAGTTATTATTTTTTTTTCATGAAAAACTGTGTCGTTATATGTAAGGTATGAATGTCGATGTAATAAGCGGGTAAGGCGTTTTTGTGGTGTGCATGACGTTAAAAAAACAATAATAATTGCAAATATTATTGTTTTATATTTTTTCGCAAAGTACATAACTGCTTCTTTAAAGTGTCAATTTCTGCTTGTAACTCCTCTTGCCTTTTGTGTAAAATTTCGTTTTCAGATTTTATGGCTAAATACTTGTTATTTAGTTCTATCCATTCGTCTTTGTAAAATTGTACAACACTTTTAGTAGTAACTAATTTTTCCTGTTTACTCTTATACTTAATTGTAAAAAAAGACGACAAGCCCCCGCCTACAAAAAAACTAACTAACGATAATATTACTTCCTGCCAAAATTCCATAAAATTATATTAAAAATTTTTATTCAATATATTTTTTTTATATCCCATATGATTAACTTCATTTGCAATGCAAAAAACTCTATCATTACTATTATTAAAAAAACAAGTCTCTAACACTTCAATTTCAAATTTTTTTACATTATTTACAATTTTCTCTGTTATTATATATTCATCATTTCTTTTTAATAATATACCATTTACAAATACACTAATTGAACTCATATTTATACTGGTATTTGGGGCATAGTACCTACCAAACTCATAAACATACCTATCAGGTATTTCTGTCTTTCTTATAGCAATTCCAATATCTACTTCTCTTAGTAAAAAGCTTTCGTTACTATAATATAAGGAATTTTTTAACACATATTTAGATAAATCTGGTGGTGGTGGTGGTGGTGGTGGTGGTGGTGCTTCTCTCAATTCCCCTAATATTTTATCAAACTCAACCATAGTTAAAATCGCTTTTTTAAATAATTTAATTTAATTACATCATTAGGAATATTCCATTCATAATTGTAAGATAAAATACCATTTGGATATTCTATTATAGTTTCTTTTACATTGCAATTATAATATACCTCCTCATCATACTCATATTCGTATTTTGGAATTTCAATAATCTTAACAATCGCCCATTTGTCTAATTGAAAATTATAAAAACCCAAAAAACAGATATTTACTTCCTTTTGCAAATTATCGTCCCAAAAGTTCTCTACTTCTAATACTCTATCTGCATTCTTTTTAATAAAAGACAAATTTTCAAAATTTAAATCTAACATTTTACTTCAAATTTTTAATTAAAAAATATAGGGCAATTGCTATAATTACACTATATAGTATTATGTTTACCGTTCGCATAACTTTTTTTTTTCGTCTAAAGTTTTTAAATTGTATTTGTTAATAATATTTATTAGCTTATTGGCATAATTGGCATCGGTTGCATAGCCTGCTTGCTGTAATGCTCGGGCTTGGGCTTCGGGTGTTTGGGCTTGGCGGACTATTCGATAACGGCTTAATGTAAGTAATAAATGGTTATGGTCCCGCACGCTATCGGTTTGGCTTTTGTAATTACGAAATGGCTCGTTGTATGTGCCTGTTGTACCATTTACGTTTTCTTTGGTGTCGGCGTAAATTATGCTACCGTCCCAAAATGGTGTTTTCTTGCCTCTACCCTTTATTCCGAATAAATTATTGCCAACAATGCTACGACCATATCCTGTTTCTAAACACAATTGTGCGAATTTTACAGAAGGAAACAAAGGCGTTCCAATTGTTGCTTCGATAATTACTTCGCCGTAGTTGTCAATTAAATTTTTCATTTAAAACTTTTTCATTAATTTGTTAAGGAACAATAGTAAAGCGACAACAATAAACACTTTAATTAGAAAGCTCGTGGTGCTTACTTTGTCGAGTTCGATTGTTACCGATGCTCCTATTTTGTTTGTGTTTTCCATGTTATTATTAAGCGTTAATAGTTGGTAAATTCATTAATTGGAATACTCCTACAGGGTAACCAATTCTAGCGTTTATAACTGCCTGATATGTCTTTTCTCCAAATTTTCCGTCAACCACTAATTTAGCTCCGTGTTGAGTATTTAACATAGTTTGCAAGTCTATTACTAATTGTCCTTGCATGCCTTTGGTCAAAGGAAATGTTGCAGGTATCCATCCGGGATCTGTTATTGCTACAGGCGGTTTAGTTGGGTTGTTAGTTGTATTAGTGTTGTTTGTTGTTTGCGTTTTTTTCTTTTTAACAAAAAAATAGACAACTACTGCCACAACTGCAAGTGAAATAATTATTAAAAATATTTTATCTTTTTTCATTTTATTTAATTTTTACGTTTAAAATGGGCATTCAAGTATAACAAGTTCTTTTTCGTAATTTTCTACAATCAACTTTTCAGCCGGTTGCAAAAATGAGCTGTATTTTATTTCATTGTCTCGTGGGCGATATTTAATTATAAGCGCTCGTTCTAATGCTTGTGCTTGTTTTGCCGTATTGGTTAAGACTATTCTAACAGTATAATTTTTACTATTCATCCTGTCGTTGTAGCTAATAACTTGTTGTTGTTTGTGCGACCACTTTTGGAAATGGCGATACATTGTTTTATACAAGTTATATGTACTATGCCCGATGTAAACCACTTTATTATTTTCTTTTATCAAATAGACACCTTTTTTATTCTGTGTATCTTTAAAAGTGGTTTTCCCCGACTTATTATAAGGTTTGTAATATTTATACTTTTTAAGTTTCATCTTACTTTTTTAAAACAATAATTGCAATAATTACTAATAACATTAAAAAGCCAATTTTAGCAATATTGCCGAGCATTCCCTTAGTGCGTTCGGCTCTTGCCTTTTCTAATTCCGCTTGGGCTTTTATTACCTCTGCCTCACTCTTGGCTTGTGCCTCTTGCAATCGTGCCTCTGCCTCAGCTAAATTCTTTTTTCTGCGACCGTCCCACAAAAAAGAACCTGTAAAAAAATCAAATACCTCGCTGTTTGAAGTATTATTTTGCGGTTCGTATATTTCTATTACGTTTTTATTCATAACTTTAAAATCTAAATGTCATATTTTTTGAAACAAATAACTCGTTTAATTTTGCAATCTGTTTTTTATTCATGTGTTCGTGTACAGTTTCAACTAAATTTCTACGCTTAAAATTTAAAAACCAACCAAAGCCCCAGTCGGGTGTGTCAAGTGGTGTTCCGTATTCAATTATTAACTGTTTCATGTCATCATCAGTTTGTAACTGTGCAAAAACTGCATAAATTGAATTGAAATTATTTATAATTCCAAAAGTTAAGTTGTCTAAAAAATTAAAACTCTTGTCTAATTGGTCTGCTAATGTTTTATATTTTTCAGGTGGATAGGTTAAATTAGTTTTGTTTACATTTTCAGAAGTAAAACCAAAATCATCAACTTCCTGCTGTTTTTTCTTTTCGTCGGCTGTGTTTCGTTTACCTATAAACTTTCCATACCTATTTCCAAAAAAATAAAACAAAAGCACTAAAGCAATTATAAATATGTATTTATTCCAATCTTTCATTTTTTACTAATACTAAATTTGTTCTTACCGGACACATAACCTGTATAAAAAGCAAAAACAATTAAAACAAATGCAACTATGTATATAATGTATTCCGTTTTCATTTCTATTTCTTTTTAAATCTCATTAAAACAATTACAGTTATAAGTATTAGTACAACTGCAATTGATATGTAAATGATTAACTTTTTATTGTTTTCTTGACGCTGTTGTTCCTTAGCCATTTCAAGATGTGCATAATAGGTAGCCTCTTTTTGTCGTGCTTTTTGCCCAATGTTACTCTTTTGAATAACTGCCCCACCAATGCTACCAACGGCACCGATTATTGCAGCGACTAAAATTGGAGCTATATTACTTTTGTTGTCTTGTGGCACATCTAAAGTAATTACTTTATTCGGATGTCTGTACAAATTTTGATTTGTCAAAAAAGTAATTTTTTGCGACAAGTCACGCGGATTTCTTACTTCAATAGAATTTGCAAACTTTTGCACGGCATAACCATTAGCAAGGAATTCGGATTTTGTGTCTAACCTAAGGTGTCCCTGTTCGTGCCATAACACAAAATCTTTTTCATTTTCGTTCAAATATTGCCAAATATCATTGTTTATAGCCAAAGTATTATCATCATGGTCAACTTGGGCAATATAGTCTGCATTATTCACAAATTTAACGTCACTAAACATTTACTTAATTTTAATTGTATTTTGTACATCATCTTTTTTATATGCAGGATTTGGGTCGACTTCGATTGTATTACCCAAAATTGGCTTACCTTTTACAGCATATTCTAACCTGTCGGCACTCTGGTCAACTTGAATAGTATTATTGTTTATAGTATTATTGTTCGGCGACGGTGCGTCTGTCCTTGTATTGCCAGCTGTCGGTGTATCATTAGCCGATTGGAAATTTGTTGTATCTACAGGTTTTGGCGGATAATACGGTCTCGGTGTCGGCTTAACATAATAATTGTTATTAATTATTGGCGGTTGTGAAATTGGTACTTCATTGTTTTTGCGTTTTTTTCGCCAAAAATAAAACAACAAAACTGCAATTGTTATAATAAGAATAAGGTTTAAATTATTGTTACTTTCCATAATATTAATATTTTCTAACAACAACAATAATTATTATCGCAATAATTACTAATGCTGCTATGATTAAAATGTTTCTGTTTTGTTTCTCCTTGTTAAGACGTTCATAATAATCACGCTGATATTGCCAATTGCTCATATCTCGTGCCGAACGTGCTTGTTGCCATGCCCCAAATGCTCCAATACCGGTATTTAAAAGAGTTGTTACATTACCGAGTACCCTATCAAATTTTGTAGTATCTGATGCAGTCTCCTGTGCAGGTTCACCACTTTTATAGGTATTTATTGGATTGGTGTTATCGCTTACATTTACATTGTCATTTAAAGTAACTAAATTTGAAACATTTGTATTGTTTACAATTATTTCGGAAAGTTTGTAAGCAAAACTATTCCCCTCTTTTTGGTATGCTCGATAACACATTTCGAGCAAAGTTTCATTACCTAAATTTATAATATTTAACTGCCTCAATAATTCGGACACTTCAAAATTATTTGCCTCTAATATTTGATTAAAATTTTCTAAATTTTCCATTTTGATTTTTATTAAAAAAAGGCTACACTTTAATAATAATCAACGTGTAGCCTTTAAATTCCAAACACAAAAAATTATTAACTAAATTACATTTAACACTATGTTGCTATACGTTAAAATATAAATGTTAACCTGATTTCTCTACCAGCGCCCAAGTTGAATTGTAAAAGGGTACTGAAATCAAGGTTCATTGCACCATTGCCCTGTTCAAAATTAATTTCAATTTTGTTAGTCTGGTTTTGGTATGTGCTAAAAAAATCATTTAAACTAAAGGATTGAATAGCATTACCGGACAAAGGTGTATAATTTACCATTTCGATACTTTGAGTAAACACGTCGCTATGGTTTGCCATAACTATTAGCTTACGTACTTTTTTACCTTGTTTTTGTAAGTATGCTTGAAATTGCTCGATTGAAAAACGAGTATTATCCGATTTGGATGTCAACTTATCGGCAGCACCATATGGGTCTTGAGTTGTATCCCAAGTCCTTAGCGGTTCAACGAAAAAGCCTGCGGTTTCAAGAGCTTTTTTTGTATTTGTAGAAATGTCGTAAGGCATTTCAAAAATACCGTTTAAAATTCCGATTTTTTTAGCGGTTGTAGTATTGTTACAAACCATTAAGGTAAATCTTTCCCCGATTGCGTTTTGAATATTATTCATGATTTTAAGATTTTTATTTTTCTAATTAATTTTATTTTTCTTTAATATTAATGTTGAGTTTTTAATTGCCAAATGGCTGCGTTTCTCAATGCTGTAGCTACTTCAATACCATTTTGTAAAGCATCACTTCTTACCTTATTAAACCATGTGGCATCGTTGCGTATAATTCGCATTTCCTTTGTTATCATTGCTTCGGTAATAGGTTGACCACTTGCAGTTGTACCTAAATCATTAACGGGTGTAGTGGCAGTGGCTGTTTGTGCGGTTGCGGTTTGAGGTTTAAAAAAAACAAAATACGCAACTATTAAACCGACTA encodes:
- a CDS encoding site-specific integrase, whose translation is MLDNINIKTNKFILNANINEQSVELEQIFDFVFNNKKADKNIYYKDFVTDYINAHKNTYKDSVIKMWRCKLNVLLQYKPNLQLKDITSNFLDDYYNYLLNETNNGKYSANTHLKILRKFTNIAFKRGLIDKYAFDNFKIPTAHGTRTFLTSNEIKQIEQFRLTTNNKQIKNVCTYFLFSCFTGLRFSDIYNLHFSNIIDDLNIKYLNITMEKTQEKILIPLNKKALDLIDFTKTKDKVFDVLSNQKTNSYLKVVADFCNIDKNLTFHVARHTFATLGLTLGIPIAVISKLLGHANISTTQIYAKITNTLKVQEIAKFDTI
- a CDS encoding glucosaminidase domain-containing protein; this encodes MKNLIDNYGEVIIEATIGTPLFPSVKFAQLCLETGYGRSIVGNNLFGIKGRGKKTPFWDGSIIYADTKENVNGTTGTYNEPFRNYKSQTDSVRDHNHLLLTLSRYRIVRQAQTPEAQARALQQAGYATDANYANKLINIINKYNLKTLDEKKKLCER
- a CDS encoding LPXTG cell wall anchor domain-containing protein, translated to MESNNNLNLILIITIAVLLFYFWRKKRKNNEVPISQPPIINNNYYVKPTPRPYYPPKPVDTTNFQSANDTPTAGNTRTDAPSPNNNTINNNTIQVDQSADRLEYAVKGKPILGNTIEVDPNPAYKKDDVQNTIKIK